The window CTATCCTCTCACTAAAGACCGTGGAGGAAGTCTACAACTTCCTCGAGGATATAGACACTATAGGCGAGATCAGAGCATTGGCTCAGCGCCTCGAAGTGGCTAAGTTACTGAGCGAAGGTTTAACATACCCACAGATAACGAAGTGGTGTTGACGGAGCGAGGGGTCTTCTGGCCAGAGTTCACCACCTACGGAAAAACCGCCCACGGTTCTACGCCAGAGCTCGGACATAACGCCATCAAAGACTACCGCTATCACGTAACGCGCTTTTTCAAAGAATACCCGCAGGCTTGGAATCCTCAGGATGCCGGCAAAACATGGATGGCTGTGCTT is drawn from Acetomicrobium sp. S15 = DSM 107314 and contains these coding sequences:
- a CDS encoding peptidase dimerization domain-containing protein gives rise to the protein MTERGVFWPEFTTYGKTAHGSTPELGHNAIKDYRYHVTRFFKEYPQAWNPQDAGKTWMAVLSFLGQDGLSPAKAISPLVPATTLRMTKVPARASGVLALSSPSDT